From the genome of Chlorocebus sabaeus isolate Y175 chromosome 2, mChlSab1.0.hap1, whole genome shotgun sequence, one region includes:
- the SPATA25 gene encoding spermatogenesis-associated protein 25, translating into MSYFRTPQTHPGPLPSGQGGTASPGLSLGLCSPIEPVVVASGGTGPLSQKAEQVAPAAQAWGPALAMPQARGCPGGTSWETLRKEYSRNCHKFPHVRQPESLGWDNGYSRSRAPDLGSPSRPRPLMLCGLSPRVLPVPSEAVGKEASSQPDICILTLAMMIAGIPTVPVPGVREEDLIWAAQAFMMAHPDPEGAVEGARWEQAHAHTASGKMPLVRSKRGQPSGSCL; encoded by the exons ATGTCCTACTTCAGGACTCCACAAACTCATCCAGGTCCTCTGCCTTCTGGCCAAG GTGGGACTGCTTCTCCAGGCCTGTCCCTTGGCCTCTGTAGTCCTATAGAGCCAGTGGTGGTGGCCTCTGGCGGAACAGGCCCACTGAGCCAGAAAGCTGAGCAGGTGGCACCTGCTGCCCAGGCCTGGGGCCCAGCCCTGGCAATGCCACAAGCCAGGGGCTGCCCTGGGGGGACTAGCTGGGAGACACTACGGAAGGAATACAGCCGAAACTGCCACAAATTCCCGCATGTGAGGCAGCCGGAGAGCTTGGGCTGGGACAATGGCTACTCCAGAAGCAGAGCCCCCGACCTGGGTAGCCCCAGCAGGCCTAGGCCCCTGATGCTGTGTGGGCTGTCACCAAGGGTTCTACCGGTACCCTCTGAGGCAGTGGGGAAGGAGGCCAGCTCCCAGCCTGACATCTGCATCCTCACCCTCGCTATGATGATTGCTGGCATCCCCACCGTGCCCGTCCCAGGCGTTCGGGAAGAGGACCTGATCTGGGCTGCTCAAGCTTTTATGATGGCCCATCCGGACCCAGAGGGTGCTGTGGAGGGGGCGCGGTGGGAGCAGGCACATGCCCACACAGCCTCTGGGAAGATGCCGCTAGTGAGATCTAAGAGGGGCCAGCCTTCTGGCTCCTGCTTGTAG
- the ZSWIM1 gene encoding zinc finger SWIM domain-containing protein 1, whose amino-acid sequence MALTMLNGLLIKDSSPPMLLHQVNKTAQLDTFNYQSCFMQSIFDHFPEILFIHRTYNPRGKVLYTFLVDGPRVQLEGHLARAVYFAIPAKEDTEGLAQMFQVFKKFNPAWERVCTILVDPHFLPLPTLAMEFPAAEVLLSAFHICKFLQAKFYQLSLERPMERLLLTSLQSTMCSATAGNLRKLYTLLSNCIPPAKLPELHSHWLLNDRIWLAHRWRSRAESSRYFQSLEVTTRILSQFFGTTPSEKQGMASLFRYMQQNSADMANFNQGLCAQNNHAPSDTIPESPKVEQLVESHIQHSLNAICTGPAAQLCLGELAVVQKSTHLIGSGSEKMNIQILEDTHKVQPQPPASCSCYFNQAFHLPCRHILAMLSARRQVLQPDMLPAQWTAGCATSLDSILGSKWSETLDKHLAVTHLTEEVGQLLQHCSKEEFERRYSTLRELADSWIGPYEQVQL is encoded by the coding sequence ATGGCCCTGACAATGCTGAATGGGCTCCTAATTAAGGACTCGAGCCCACCTATGCTGCTGCACCAGGTTAATAAGACTGCCCAGTTAGATACCTTCAACTACCAGAGCTGCTTTATGCAGAGTATCTTTGACCATTTCCCTGAGATCTTATTTATCCACCGGACCTATAACCCAAGGGGTAAGGTCTTATATACCTTCCTGGTGGATGGACCTCGGGTGCAACTGGAGGGTCATCTTGCCCGAGCAGTCTACTTTGCCATCCCTGCCAAGGAGGACACTGAAGGCCTGGCCCAGATGTTTCAGGTATTCAAGAAGTTTAACCCAGCATGGGAGAGAGTCTGTACCATCCTGGTGGATCCCCATTTCCTTCCACTGCCCACCCTAGCCATGGAGTTCCCCGCAGCTGAGGTCCTGCTCTCAGCCTTCCACATTTGTAAGTTCCTCCAGGCCAAGTTCTATCAGCTGTCCCTTGAACGACCCATGGAAAGGCTGCTTCTGACCTCCCTGCAGAGCACAATGTGCTCAGCCACAGCAGGCAACCTGAGAAAGTTGTACACACTCCTGAGCAACTGCATCCCCCCAGCCAAGCTGCCCGAGCTTCACTCACACTGGCTGCTCAACGACCGCATCTGGCTGGCTCACCGCTGGAGAAGCCGAGCTGAGAGCAGCCGCTACTTCCAGAGCCTTGAAGTCACCACCCGCATCCTCAGCCAGTTCTTTGGCACCACCCCATCTGAGAAACAAGGTATGGCTTCTCTGTTCCGTTACATGCAGCAGAACTCTGCAGACATGGCAAACTTCAACCAGGGCCTGTGTGCCCAGAACAATCATGCCCCCTCAGACACCATCCCCGAAAGCCCCAAAGTGGAGCAGCTGGTAGAATCCCATATCCAGCACTCCCTTAATGCCATCTGCACAGGGCCAGCAGCCCAACTCTGCCTGGGCGAGCTTGCTGTGGTCCAGAAATCCACACACCTCATTGGCTCTGGCTCAGAAAAGATGAACATACAGATCCTGGAAGATACCCACAAGGTGCAGCCCCAGCCCCCTGCCAGCTGCAGCTGCTACTTTAACCAGGCCTTCCACCTGCCCTGCCGCCACATCCTAGCCATGCTCAGCGCCCGCCGCCAGGTGCTCCAGCCCGACATGCTGCCGGCTCAGTGGACAGCAGGCTGTGCCACCAGTCTAGACAGCATCCTGGGCAGCAAGTGGAGTGAGACCCTGGATAAGCACCTGGCAGTGACTCACCTCACTGAGGAGGTGGGTCAGCTGTTGCAGCACTGCAGCAAGGAGGAGTTTGAGCGGAGGTACAGCACCCTGCGGGAACTGGCTGACAGCTGGATTGGGCCTTATGAGCAGGTCCAACTCTGA